In Paenarthrobacter sp. GOM3, a single window of DNA contains:
- a CDS encoding sugar ABC transporter ATP-binding protein, with amino-acid sequence MNTADNVVQMRSISKGFNGVSVLKDVSFDVRKGEVHALAGGNGAGKSTLMKILQGVYQPDAGEILIGGEQAAITSIQDAKAAGIGMVFQEFSLVPSLTVAQNIFLAAEPLGRGGLIDDRAAVRRANEVFAEMEVEVDASAEVSRLGTAYWQLTEIAKALSQNAQVLIMDEPTASLARHECEALFELIDRLKRRGISIIYISHRMDEVYRLADRITILRDGQHLLTKALTDVTPGQIVEGIVGKKVEGELSYRARNRVSHELEPLLEVRDLNAGPRVRNVSFALRPGEILGLAGLMGSGRTELARALFGIDKLDSGQVLIRGKEVTLSSPQQAINAGVALIPEDRRAQGLVLEHSVQDNLLLPLLGQIRSGGLLDGAKAKALSASLIKRFAVKVAHPHRPVRLLSGGNQQKVVIAKWLGTDPDILILDEPTAGVDIGTKSEILDMIRELASAGKAVIVISSEYPELLAVSDRVLVLKDGSIIRDIPRSAIADEEYLQLAVQGV; translated from the coding sequence CACGCACTGGCTGGCGGCAACGGCGCCGGCAAGTCCACGCTCATGAAGATCCTCCAGGGCGTTTACCAGCCCGACGCCGGGGAGATCCTCATCGGAGGCGAGCAGGCCGCCATCACGTCGATCCAGGACGCGAAGGCCGCGGGAATCGGAATGGTCTTCCAGGAATTCAGCCTCGTGCCGAGCCTGACTGTCGCGCAGAACATCTTCCTGGCCGCTGAACCACTCGGCCGGGGCGGCCTCATCGATGACCGTGCCGCGGTAAGGCGGGCCAATGAAGTCTTTGCCGAGATGGAGGTCGAAGTTGACGCCAGCGCGGAGGTCTCCCGGCTGGGCACGGCCTATTGGCAGCTGACTGAAATCGCCAAGGCGCTCTCCCAGAACGCCCAGGTGCTGATCATGGATGAACCCACGGCCAGCCTGGCCCGGCATGAGTGTGAAGCCCTCTTCGAACTGATCGACCGGTTGAAGCGGCGGGGCATCTCAATCATCTATATCTCCCACCGTATGGATGAGGTGTACAGGCTCGCGGACCGGATCACCATACTGCGGGACGGGCAACACCTCCTCACCAAGGCACTCACCGACGTTACTCCAGGGCAGATCGTGGAAGGGATCGTGGGAAAGAAAGTCGAGGGCGAGCTCAGCTATCGTGCGCGGAATAGGGTGTCCCACGAGCTTGAGCCCTTGCTGGAGGTGCGGGACCTGAACGCGGGCCCGCGGGTGCGGAACGTATCGTTTGCACTCCGGCCCGGCGAGATCCTTGGACTTGCAGGGCTTATGGGCAGTGGACGCACCGAGCTCGCACGCGCCCTCTTTGGCATTGACAAACTGGACAGCGGACAGGTCCTGATCCGAGGCAAAGAGGTGACGCTATCCTCGCCGCAGCAGGCCATCAACGCAGGCGTCGCACTCATCCCGGAGGACCGTAGGGCTCAAGGCCTAGTCTTGGAGCACTCGGTCCAGGACAACCTGCTTCTGCCGTTGCTGGGGCAGATACGCAGTGGCGGGCTGTTGGATGGCGCCAAGGCCAAAGCGCTGTCCGCCTCACTGATCAAGCGCTTCGCAGTAAAAGTGGCTCACCCCCATCGCCCGGTACGGCTGCTCTCCGGAGGCAACCAGCAAAAGGTCGTCATCGCAAAGTGGCTGGGTACGGACCCGGATATTTTGATTCTCGACGAACCGACGGCCGGAGTCGACATCGGCACCAAAAGCGAAATTCTGGACATGATCCGTGAGCTTGCCAGCGCAGGGAAAGCCGTCATCGTCATCTCCTCCGAATATCCGGAACTACTCGCGGTCAGCGACCGCGTCCTCGTCCTCAAGGACGGCTCAATCATCCGTGACATCCCCCGCAGCGCCATCGCTGACGAGGAATATCTCCAACTTGCAGTCCAGGGAGTATGA